Within Streptomyces roseirectus, the genomic segment GTAGAAGAAGTACGCCGGTCCGGAGCCGGAGAGGGCGGTGCAGGCGTCCTGCTGGGACTCGGGGACGCGCAGGGTCTTGCCGACGGCGCCGAAGATCTCCTCGGCGTGGGCGAGGTGGTCGTCGGTGGCGTGGGAGCCGCCGGAGATGACGGACATGGCCTCGTCGACGAGCGCGGGCGTGTTGGTCATGACGCGGACGACGGGGGTGCCCGGAGTGAGGCGCTCCTCGAAAAAGGAGGTGGGAATGCCCGCGGCGCCGCTGATGACGAGGCGGCCGTCGGGGACGTGCGGGGCGAGTTCGTCGAGCAGGGCGCCCATGTCCTGCGGCTTGACGGTGAGGATCAGGGTGTCGGCGGTCTTGGCGGCTTCCGCGTTGGTGACCGGGGTGACGCCGTAGCGGGCGCGGAGTTCTTCCGCGCGCTCGGGACGGCGTGCGGTGACCAGGAGGTCGGCCGGGTTCCAGCCGCCCCGGATCATCCCGCTGAGCAGGGCTTCGCCGATCTTTCCGGTGCCGAGGACTGCGACTTTCTGGCTCATGCCGTCATCCTCG encodes:
- the proC gene encoding pyrroline-5-carboxylate reductase; its protein translation is MSQKVAVLGTGKIGEALLSGMIRGGWNPADLLVTARRPERAEELRARYGVTPVTNAEAAKTADTLILTVKPQDMGALLDELAPHVPDGRLVISGAAGIPTSFFEERLTPGTPVVRVMTNTPALVDEAMSVISGGSHATDDHLAHAEEIFGAVGKTLRVPESQQDACTALSGSGPAYFFYLVEAMTDAGILLGLPRDKAHDLIVQSAIGAAVMLRDSGEHPVKLRENVTSPAGTTISAIRELENHGVRAALIAALEAARDRSRQLASGKKD